The genome window CAAAACCTGGTCTGCCTTTGCATTCAGTGTTTCGAGATCGTCCCCATAGATTTTGACCGCGTTGCTCGCATTCATCCCTGCAACTGCTTCCGCCACATTATCGATGATCGGCTGAGAATAATTGTAATTAATACCCTGGAACTGTTTCAGCTTCGTATCCATTTCTTCAATCAGCTGATCCTGGGTGATTTTCCGCTTCCACTCGTCCTTTGGTTTAAGATTAACCTGCATTTGAACGTAGTAAAAACCGGACGGATCGGTTCCGTCGTTGGAACGGCCGGTTTGCGATAAGACGCCATTCACTTCCGGGAATTCATTCAATTTAGCCCTAAGCGTGGTCACCATTTTGATCGTTTCGTTCAGGGAGCTGCTCATCGGCATTTTCGCTTCGACCCATAATGCGCCTTCATTAAGTGTCGGCAGGAACTCGGTTCCGAGAAATTTGGCTGAAAACAAGCTGAGACCCAGGAAAACAGTGGCAAATACCAGACTTAACTTCTTCCGTTTATAACACCATTCAAAACCATTGGTAACCGTCCTGTCGAAAAAACGAACGACCGGATTACTCTTCTCGCGGACGTTTTTATTCAACAATATCGAGCAAAGTACCGGAACCAGCGTTAATGTATAGAGTAATGCGCCTAGCAATGCAAATCCGAGCGTATAGGCAAGTGGGGTGAACATTTTACCCTCTACTTTCTGGAAACTGAAAATGGGGATCAATGCGGTGATAATGATCAGCTTGGAGAAGAAGATGGCCTTACCAAGCTCCCCACCTGTTTTTTTGATTAAACCAAGCTTTGATAACTTATTGAACCGATCCATTCCATTGCGATGCGCCAAATGATCCAGCGCCACAAAAATCCCTTCGACCATTACAACGGCGCCGTCGATAATGATCCCAAAATCAATCGCCCCCATCGAAAGCAGGTTAGCAGACATTCCCTTCAATTTCAGGCACATAAATGCGAACAAAAGCGCGAGAGGGATGATGATGGATACGATCACCGTCGTGCGCCAATCGGCCATGAAAAGAAAAACGATCACGGTTACCAGCACGATGCCCTCAATGAGGTTATGCTTTACGGTATGCGCGCAAAACTCGATCAGGTTATCACGGTCGTAGAATGTCACCATTTTGACATCCGGCGGAAGAATTTTTGTGTTCAGCTCCTCAACCTTATCCTTTATACGCGCCAGCACTTCGCTCGGATTTTCGCCTTTACGCTGCACCACAATGCCTTCCACAACATCATCGTTCCCATCTAGCCCAACCTGGCCCACACGTGGCATATCCGATTCCTTCACATTCGCAACATCCTTTACCAAAACCGGATTATCCTTTATGAACTCGACGATAATGTTCTGAATATCAGGAATGGAGTTCAGTAAACCGATCCCGCGCACCACATAGGCCTGCCCGTTTTTCTCGATCACATCACCGCCCACATTGACATTGCTTTTCGTTACTGCCTGATACACTTCCAGCGGCGTAATGTTGTACTTAACGAGCTTGGTAGGGTTAACCTGCACTTCGTAGATCTTCTCTCTACCTCCAAATGCAACTACGTCTGCAACGCCGGGAATACTTCGCAATTGCCTGTCGATGATCCAGTTGTGCAATGTTAGCAGCTCACGGCTGTCACGATCTTTACTTTTTAATGTAAACCTGAAAATCTCACCGGTCGGTCCGTACGGAGGCTGGACGTCCGGCTCGACGCCATCGGGGAGCGAGATGTTACGGAGCTGATTATTAACTTGCTGCCGTGCGAAGAAATCCTCTACATTATCATCGAAAATGATTTTGATAATGCTCAAACCAAACATTGTTGTGCTGCGCACATTCGTTTTTTGCTGAACCGAATTCATCGCAACTTCAATCGGAACGGTTACGAACCGCTCAATCTCCTCTGCGCTTCGTCCGTTCCATTGCGTAACGATAATGATCTGTGTATTAGTAACATCCGGAAACGCTTCCAACGGCGTGTCCCGATAGCTGACGATCCCTGCGATGATCAGCAGGCCGGTCATAAAGAATATGAAAAAGCGGTTTTTCAAAGAAAAGCCCACAATTCCCCGAATGAATTTATTCATTTTTGAATGAGTGAATGAGTGAATTTTGAATGAGTGAATGAGTGAATGAGTGAATGACTGAATGATTTTTTTTCTATTCACTCATTCACTCATTCAGTCATTCAGCATTAGTCATTTAGCGCGTCGTAAACGAGAAGTTGATTTTTGGAAATGATGGCTTCGCCGGGTTTCAGGCCGCTGGTAATGTAGGTCCTGTTGGCCAGGGAGCGGTAAATTTCGACGGGACGGGTTTCAATGTTGGACCGGCCGTGATAGACCATGACCCAGTTTTTACTACGGTCGAAAATGACAGCCTGGGATGGAATGGCTTGCATTTCTCCACCTTCCTCAAAGTTCAGGTTGACCGTTGCGTGCATTTCGGGTTTTAGTTTTAAACCTACATTTTGCAACTGAATACGGATTTTCATCGCTTTTGTATCCGGGTCGAGGACATTGTAAATTTTGTCCACTTTTCCTTTAAAAACTTCATTGGAAAAACTGATCGTACGCACATCAGCAGGCATTCCGAGTTTAATCTTGGAAATGTCGCTCTCATTCACATTGGCCATTACCCACACATCTGCAATCTGCCCGACTGTGAAAAGGCTCTCTGCATTATCCGATCGCAGCTGCATGCCGCGGTTCACGCTTTTGTCAATGATAAAACCGTTGATAGGCGACTTAACCGTGTAGTTTGTGGATTTCCCCAAACCATAGATCGAGAAAATTTCCTTCACCCGGCTCACATCCGCCTGCGCTTTGTCTACCACCTGGCGCGCCGTAATGACGTCCCGCTCAGGCACCAGCTTACTTTCAAAAAGATCCTCGGTAGACGACAAATTCTTTTGGGCAATGAGCAAATCAGATTGTGCCTGAATCATTTGTCTTTCAAAATCAGCAACTTCACCCGAACGGATCGTAGCCAGTTTCTGGCCTTTGCGAACATTGTCGCCCAATTCCACGTCGACTTCTTCCACATTGCCGCCTACCAAGGGGTAGATCTTAATTACCTGATTTTCATCAGGAACAACTTTTCCAACCAGTGTCAGCTCGTTACGGACCGGCTCGGTCTTCACCGTATCGAGCGTGATCCGGCTCATCATCGTGTCCGAAAGCATAAAGGCCTTCGATTCTTCGGGATCTTCTTTTGTAGTATTGCATCCGGTCAGCCATAGGCCCGCAGCGGCCAGCAGAACCATGCTCAGAGAATTTTTCATTGGAAAAATATTAGTGGCGATTGCCATGATGTGATAAATTCGATTAGTTAAAAAGCTCTTCACCGACTACGAAGTTGAGTTCTTCGTAAACCTTGATGCGGTCGGCTTGCAGGCGGTTATATTCCTTGATGCTTTCGTTGTAGGTTTCTATAAAATCGATGAATTCGAGGAGGGTAATGTTCCTTTTCTGGAAATTGTCGTAAATGCCTTTGCTAAGGAGCTGGAACTGATCCGAGAACTGGCTTTCGACGCCCTGGTAAGCCTTTTCAGCCACATTAACCTTCTGTAATGCGGCGTCAACCTGGTTGTTAATGCTGTTCACTTTGGCCGTTTCAGCCGTTTTGAAATAACTGATATTGCTTTTCGCAGCCTTGATGTTTCCCTGGTTCCTGTTGAAAAAAGGAAGGTCCATCGTGGCCGAAACGCCTACATAATTGTTCACGTAATTACTCGCCTGATCGTAAACCGCACCGAGCTGAATGTTAGGAACCGCCAGCGCTTTTTGTAAGGTGTAGTTCAATTCGGCCTGTTTCACTTCCGACTGCGACACTTTCAGGTCGGCGCGGCTTTCCATCGCCTTCGCTTTCAGCGCAGCCCCATTATACTGGCTAAGCTGGTAACGACGAACGGCTGCCGAATCCACAACCGACTTTACAGGCTGGTCAACATTCAATAATGTGCGCAGATCGCGCTGATTATCATGGAGTTCGAAAAGGATGTCGGCACGATCATTGGTCAATTGAAAGAGGAGGGCTTTAAGGCGGACAACTTCTTTGAGCGAGATATTTTTCCGGTTATATTCTTTATCAAACGCGCTTACGGTCGTGTTGAGCGAGGCGATTTGTGTGTCGTATAATGCAATGGTCTGTTCCAGATAATAAGACTCAAAAAAGATCTGGCGAAGGTCAAATTTTAATGTTCTGATGAGATCAAAAAACTGATATTCGCTTTTCCTGGTGGATTCCACATCCAATGCCACCTGCTTATTCCGTTTGCCGGCCCGGGTAATGAGCTGCTGAACAGTGAATGCTTTCTGGCCCTTGTTCCCTACGTCCAGAAAACCCCGAGAAGGATTATAAGCACTGATTTCGACGCCGAATGTGGGATTATTCCAAAGCTTGTCCTGGATCTCAATGGACTTGGCTATATCGATCTGATATTTTTCGGCAAGAATTTCAAGGTTGTTTTGAAGGAAAAGGCTGTCGGCCTGTTTGATCGAAAGCCTCAATGTGTCCTGTGCGTGCAGCTGAACTGCCAGGAATAGGAGGATCGTCGTGAAATAAGTTCGCATGTTTTCTGTGTTAGAATGATGCGATATTCCGACGCCGGTATTACAGGAGCCTTAAAATAAAGTTAGAAAAAAATTAGAATGGCCGAAACAGGCTCATACGTGGTTTAAACGCACCTGAAATTCACTTCCCTGGCCTGGCTCGCTCGTGACGGAGATCGTTCCGTGGTGCAGATCAATGATACGCTGGCAAATAGAGAGGCCTATTCCGAAACCGGGAACAGTCGTTGCATCCGACGACCGGTAAAAAGGATTGAAGATATGCGGCATGTCTTCGGGGCTGATGCCAATGCCCTGGTCCTTGAACTTCACAATGCACGATTTGTTGTCGGACGAGATCAGAATCCTAGCCTGGTGATCCGAAGAATATTTGCATGCATTATCCAGCAAATTGGAAAAAACCCTTTTCAATAATTCTTCATTTCCTTCGATAACAGTCTGATTTTCATCCTCCGGAATGTTTTCATAGTCAATTTCAACACGGTAATCGGGGTTGGCTGACAACAATTCTTCCTTAGCCGCAAAAGCAAGATCTTCTATGTGGATAGGCGCCATTTTCAACTGTCCCGAATGCTCGTAGGAGCGTGCGAGGAAAAGCAGATTATTGGTAATGCTGATGAGCCTTTCCGTGTCGGAAAAGAGGTTGGCAAAAACTTCGTCGAGGTCGGGATTATTTTTATTAAACCGCTGCCCCAGTTGGATTTCGGATTTCAGGGCGGCCAATGGTGTCCGCAACTCGTGGGAAGCATGTGAAACGAAGCTTTTTTGCTGTTCAAATGCATTGTGAAGGCGCACAAGCACCGTGTTGAAATTAATCGCAAGCTGCGCGATCTCGTCCTTTCGGTTGCCTTCATCAAGTTTTTGGGAGAGGTTTTGGGCCGTTATGAGCGAAACTTCATGATTGATCCGGCTGATAGGCCGCAATGCATTTCCGGCAAAATATATCCCCAGCCCGACAGTAACCGCAATGCCGGCTAAAAGGCCCCAACCCAATGTTTCGCGGAGATTGGTGAGTTTGCTATGCCCAAAAGTGTCATATGCCGACGCCAGCACGGTTAACGGCTCACTTTGCTCCTGATACAGCAGACCGATGACCTCGCTTCCGCCTTCGTGAAACTCGATATAATGCTTTTCCCGGACCTCATCCAGCAGCGAGGCTTTATAAGACAACAGTTTATCATCCACGCTGGAATAGATCAGCTCATTATCAGCATTAAAAATCAGCACTTTCTCGTCAAGCATTTCTGAAAGCGTGTTTTGGTCAATGGCTTTCAGCAAATGTTTGTCAATTCCTTTAACCTTTACCAGCAGCCGGCAAGTGGTGCGGGCGCGGCTTTTCAGGCGGTCATAAAATTCCTCCTGCCTGTAATGTTCGGAAACGCTGTAAATGGTGATTGAAAACAATAGCAGGATCGTCGCCACGAGGAGCGTGAATTGAAGAGCAATGCGATTCTTGATTTTCAGGGTCATTCTTCCTTCATAATGTAGCCCATGCCGGGCCGTGTGTGAATTAGCTTGGTAGCAAAGTCTTTGTCAACTTTTTTGCGTAAATAATTGATATACACCTCAACCACATTCGTACCCGGATCAAAATTGAGGTGCCATACGTGCTCGGCCAGGTCCATTTTTGACACAACCCTGCCTCTGTGCAAAAGGAAATATTCCAATAAGGCAAATTCCTTGGCAGTAAGGTCGATCATATTGCCGCCGCGGCTCACCTGCTTGGTCCCGAGGTTCATTTCAAGATCAGCAATCCGGAGCACTTTGTCCGTAGTTTCCGGATTGATAAGTTCCGAAACGCGCAATGCTGCATTGATTCTTGCGAGTAATTCTCTAAAATCGAACGGTTTAACGATGTAGTCGTCCGCTCCTCGTCCCAGCCCTTCCAGTTTATCCTCAATTTCTCCGTAAGCAGTAAGCATAATGATCGGCAGCGAAGGCTTGTAAATCCGGATCTGCTGGCAAACATCATGACCATTCATTCCCGGTAAATTTACGTCCAGCAAAACAAGGTCAAATTTTTTGTCCAAGGCCATTTGCTTCCCCGTAATGCCGTCGTGGGCAATTTCTGCTTCGATGTTTTCGGAGGCCAGTCCGCGGAAAATGTTCTGGGCAATCCGGCGATCGTCCTCAATAATCAGGATTTTTTTCATTGCAGGAGATCTTTTGATTCAATGATGGGCGCAATGGCCTCAATGGGTGCCTGAAACACAATTCCTGTGTCGAGGGAATGGATAATGGCTTTGTTACTGTGCGCAAAATAACAAACATCAATGCCGAGTTCCTGGATGTTTTTAAGGTTCAAGGTCGTCTCTGGTTTTGCTCGTCGCCGGGTTTGCCGAATGTAAACCGCGCGGATATTGGCAGAAAAATCCCGGCAGATCTGTTCATAAATTTCCGGATCTTTCTGAGAATCATCGCCTAACAAAATAAATTGCAGCTCGGGATAGAAATTGATAATGTTATGGATCTTGCGCAGCTTATGGTCATGAGATCCGCCGCCCGTGGAAACAAAATCATCCAGTCCCGACTTAATGGTCCGCAGCTTCAAAACAGCCTTTGGCAGGCCATTAAGCTCTGCAAAGCGAACGATCATATCATACAGATTCCATTCGCTGCTCGATACATAAAAGAAAATGTTGCTGTCCTTATGCGGATGCGTGCGGCTGGCGAACGACAGCAGCTGATAATGCTTGACGACGTCGTCGAACGGTTTCCTAGCCTGGACGTTTTTGGACAACAATACAAAGAGTTTCCGGAAAGACCGGCGGCTGTGTGAGATCAGAAAAGTGTCGTCAATGTCGGAAATGATGCCATAGGAGCTTTTGTAAGGCAGGAAAAATTCTTCCTGCGCGCTTCCCTGATATCGCTTTCCGTTCAGCTCATCGTCAACGGTAACCTCGTAAGTATGCCACCCGCTGGTCATTGGCTCCGTAAGCGGGACCTGAAAACGGAAATATCCATCGGCCTCGGCCGTCGCTTCGGCGGTAATATCGCCCAGCCTGAACACAACTTTTAAAAATGGAATGGTCTTAACAGAAAAGAGCTCAATGATCGTCCGTGCGTATCTGAACCCGCTTCTTGTATATTTTCGATCACCTGAGGGATATTTTTTGACGATATGCCCAAACACCACCAGCTCATTTTTATTGGCATATCCACGGTACAATTTTATGTCGCAACGTTTCATAACTATCTTTATCCCCGTACACTTGAAGTCCCTAATTTAGACAATATGTTTTCAGAACGAAAAGTTTTGTTGGTTGTAAATCCCATATCCGGTGATGTGAACAAGGATGTGGTTTTTGAAGAGGTAATTGAGATGGCAGCGGCAAAAGGTTATGATTTGCGTATCTATACAACAACCGGCGAGCATGATCTGGAAACGATCCGGGAAATGGTCATCAACATTAAGCCTGAACGTGTGCTGGTTGCGGGTGGCGACGGCACTATTTCGCAGACGGCCGAAGCAGTCCAGGGTTCTAATGTGGTGATGGGCATTATCCCGGTGGGCTCGGCCAACGGGCTAGCTATGGATTTCGGGGTTACCGGGTCTATTGCTGAGGCAGTTGAGGTGGCTTTTGGGGATAAGATCATTGGTATTGATGCGGTTTGTATCAATAATGAAATCAGTCTGCATTTAAGCGACATCGGATTGAATGCATTGCTGGTAAAAAATTATGAGAGCAGTGATACGCGCGGAAAACTGGGTTACGCACGTGAAATGCTGAAAACATTAAGCGAGCATGAAAACTTTTTGGTAAAAATTACAACAGCCAATGAAGTGATTGAAACCGAAGCGCTTATTGTGATTATCGCCAATGCGCAGAAATACGGGACTGGCGTTACCATTAACCCTACCGGCGATATGTCGGATGGTTTTTTCGAACTCGTTATTGCCAAAAAACTGGACTTCATAGAAACCGCGAAGATCCTGGCAGGCAGCACCGACTTCAATCCCGAGATTATGCGCGTGATTTCCGTTGAGAAGGCCACCATCGAATGCCCCGACAAAGAAGCACATTTCCAGATAGACGGGGAGTACAAAGGGATGGTCAGGAAACTTGAAGCGCACATTTTGAAGGAATACATCAGGGTGGCCATTCCCTGAGGTGATTTAAACAGTAAGCACCGCTGGTTTTCCTCTTTCGTAATAAAATCCGTTCAATCTCTTTCCGCTGGGTTATGAAAGTTGTTTTAATGTGCATGTTAAGTGCTTTTTGTATGTCTGCCACATTGTTTGCGCAGCAGGCAGAGTTATGCCAGGGCGCTTATTTTACAGAAGCGCAGGGAAAGGAATTTCTGGAAAAACATGCCGTCAAAACGAAACTTGAATGGGAAACGCGCGCAGCAGCCATCCGAAAGCAGATCCGTGAAGGGATGAATTTGCAGACTATGCCCGCCAAGCCGACCTCAAAACCGATCATTCACAGTAAAAAAGAAATGGACGGTTACTCCATCGAGAATGTGGCTTTCGAAAGCATGCCAGGGATTTACGTGACCGGGAATTTGTACAAACCATTAAAAAAGCAGCAAGCCTACGCAGGCATTCTTTGTCCCCATGGACACGGTGAAAATCCGCATGGCAGGTTTAGGGAACAAACGCAAAAACGTTGCGCAACGCTCGCACGCATGGGTGCTGTTGTGTTTGTTCTGGATATGGTAGGGCAGGGTGACTCCAAATATTGCGAACATAAAATGCCCAAAGCCCTTAAACTTCAAACGATCAATGCAGTAAGAGCACTGGATTTTTTAATGGCGCAACCCGGCGTTGATCCGGAAAGGATTGCTGTAACAGGCGAGTCGGGTGGGGGAACGCAAACTTTCCTTTTGGCTGCACTGGACGACCGCGTTAAGGTCACTGCACCCGTCGTGATGGTCTCATCTTACTTCTTTGGCGGATGCGTTTGTGAAAGCGGCCTTCCCATTCATAAAAAGGGCGATTACCAGACCAATAATGTTGAAATAGCTTCCCTAACCGCCCCGAGGCCCATGCTGCTCGTGTCTGACGGCGGCGACTGGACCAAGAATACGCCGGAAGTCGAATTTCCTTTCATTCAGAGCATTTACGGATTATACGGCAAGAAAGATCTGGTCGAAAACGTGCATTTACCTGACGAAAAGCACGATTATGGCCCTTCCAAGCGGAATGCGATGTACACCTTTATGGCGAAACAGCTTGGGCTGGATTTGAAAGCCGTCACCGATTCACAAGGTAAAATTGACGAAACACCTTCCAAACTGCTGGAACAGAAAGATCTGGAAGTTTTCAATGCGGCGCATCCCCGGCCGGCCAACGCGGTAATGGGGGATGAGGCTGTCATGAAAATGCTGTAAATCCAGACCTCCGATGATCATATTAATTGTTCTTGCGGCCGTTGTCTTCATTGTATTGAGTTCTACGGTGCTAAAAATGCACCCGCTGGTTGGCTTGCTGTTAGCTGCAATCGGCGTGGGCATCTTCGCCGGTCTGCCCATCGACAAGCTGGCCGAAACGATTGGAAAGGGTTTCGGGGAATTGATGTCGAAAATCGGGTTAATGGTCATTTTGGGCTGTGTGATCGGTGCAATTTTGGACAAATCCGGTGCTGCGATTAAGGTGGCAGATGTGATATTAAAGTTGTTCGGTGAAAAGCGCCCTGCATTTGCAATGGCAGTGATTGGTGGAATCGTCGGGATTCCAGTCTTTTGTGATTCGGGTTTTATTATCCTGCATAAGCTGAATCAGATTGTTGCCAAACGAACCGGAAAGCCGCTGGGAACCATCGCATTATCATTGTCAGGCGGTCTTTTTGCGACGCATACACTTGTTCCGCCAACGCCCGGCCCGTTATCCGCAGCAGGAAACCTCGGCATTGCGGATTCTGTGGGATTAGTCATATTGATAGGCCTGGTCGTTTCCATTCCCAGCCTTTTCCTTTCGACCTGGTTCGCGGGAAAATTTGCAAAAAATGTAGAAATCACAGAAAACTCAGCCGTCGAGCCACCCATCATCATTCACGAAAGCCGACTGCCTCCTGCGTGGAAAGCATTCATGCCAATTCTTTTGCCCATTATCCTCATTACCCTAGCCTCATTTGCAAGGATTCTCGATTTCCCGGAAACCTGGATAAAATGGCTGGGCTTTTTCGGCAGTCCGCTGGTTTCCTTCCTTATCGCCATCTTTTTCAGCTACTCCCTTTTCCCGGAATACGCCTCGGAAAGAATGATGGCCTGTTTCAAAAGTGGAATAGAACATTGCGGAACAACTTTGGTGCTGGTAGGAGCAGGCGGAGCCTTCGGCGCGATCTTAAAAGAAACAACATTAAAAGACATGGTCAGCGAATGGCTGCTCCACAACGAAATGTCTGGCGCCTATCTCCTGGTAATCACCTTCCTCATCGCCGCCTTCTTCAAAACAGCACAAGGCTCAACTACATCCGCGATGGTGCTGACAACCAGCATTCTGGCACCATTGCTAGCATCATTAGGCTTCGTTACACCCATTCAAATCACATTAGTTGTCATGGCAGTAGGAAGCGGTGCCATGGTCGTATCCCACACCAACGACGCCTGGTTCTGGGTCGTTTCGCAGTTTACGGGGATTTCAGCGAGGGATACTTATCGAACGCATACGATTCTTACTGGATTGCAGGGGTTGGTGAGTTTTTTGGTGGTGATGGTGTTGTGGGTGTTGCTAGGCTGAGTGGTTCAATTTAATGCCTGTTTTCCTTATCTCAGCTGCAAAAGGATTATTTAATGAAAGCATATCCTGCTTTGATATTGGATGCGGCTCGATTCTGGAATCAAATTGAGAAGCCAACATCATGAGCCTTACTTGCGTATCAAATCTCTCGGCTTCCGGCAAGTGCTCAATTACCAAGGCAATGTCAATATCGCTTTCTGAGCGGGAATTGTTCCTGGCATAAGATCCGAACAAATAAGCCGCAACTAGGCCTGGTTGATTCTTAGAGACGGTAGAAACAAAGCGCTCTAATGTTTGATTAAGTCCTTGATCCATTGTCTATATTCTTTTAGTTGCTCAATCCAGTTGCCAGTAAATTCCGGTGTGCAGGTTTTTTGGAAACTCATTTTGTAGTCGTCATATCTGCTATTGATATTAAAAGCAGTCACTGATACAAGAAACAACTTCCTTTTCTCATCTAGTTCAATATTACTTTTTTCAGCAATTCTTAACAAGTTATGCGTAAATGGTGGAAATTCATTGTTGACCTTAACAAAAAGTGCTTTCAAAAGCTTCTCTATCATTAAATGTCCTACGAATAAGCTCCATGCGTAGCGTTTGCTGTCCAGCATTGCCATCATTGTTTCAAAGTCATCGTCCGAACTTCTGATCCAGTAGTTAATAACTTTCTCCTTGTCAAATCCTGCTTCGTTCATATGCAAAAGTATGGGTTTTATAAGATTGTCAGTCTCAACAAAGCTCATAAACGCCTGTCACCCTGAGCGGAGTCGAAGGGGCGTTACTACCTAGGTGATAACGCCCCCTTTCGGCTCCGCTCAGGGTGACAGTGTAAGTGACTCCGCTCAGGTGACAGGTCAAATATAACTTTACTGCAAGTCTTCTTAAACTCCCAGCTCGGCCAGAACCTCTGAAACCTTAGCAGCTGCTTCTTTAAACTCAATAGCCGAAGAAACCTTAAGTCCAGACTCATTAATAATCCGAGCTCCTTCTTCTGCGTTTGTTCCTTGCAGACGAACGATGATGGGAACCGGAATTTCGCCGATGGCTTTGTAAGCTTCCACAACACCAGCAGCAACGCGGTCGCAACGAACGATTCCACCAAAGATGTTGATCAGGATTGCTTTTACGTTCGGGTCTTTTAGAATGATACGGAAACCTGCTTCTACGGTGCGTGCGTTTGCGCCACCCCCAACATCCAGGAAGTTCGCAGGCTCGCCGCCTGAAAGCTTGATAAGGTCCATTGTAGCCATAGCAAGACCAGCACCATTTACCATGCAACCCACGTTTCCGTCCAGTTTCACATAGTTCAGGTTGTTTGCGCCTGCTTCAACTTCCAAAGGATCTTCCTCGTTTGTGTCACGCATTTCAGCCAATTCCGGGTGACGATATAGTGCATTGTCATCCAAATCAACTTTTGCATCAACGGCAAGGATTTTATTGTCAGATGTTTTCAAAACCGGGTTGATTTCAAACATCGCTGAATCACTTTCAATGTATGCTTTGTA of Dyadobacter chenhuakuii contains these proteins:
- a CDS encoding diacylglycerol/lipid kinase family protein, whose product is MFSERKVLLVVNPISGDVNKDVVFEEVIEMAAAKGYDLRIYTTTGEHDLETIREMVINIKPERVLVAGGDGTISQTAEAVQGSNVVMGIIPVGSANGLAMDFGVTGSIAEAVEVAFGDKIIGIDAVCINNEISLHLSDIGLNALLVKNYESSDTRGKLGYAREMLKTLSEHENFLVKITTANEVIETEALIVIIANAQKYGTGVTINPTGDMSDGFFELVIAKKLDFIETAKILAGSTDFNPEIMRVISVEKATIECPDKEAHFQIDGEYKGMVRKLEAHILKEYIRVAIP
- a CDS encoding alpha/beta hydrolase family protein, with amino-acid sequence MSATLFAQQAELCQGAYFTEAQGKEFLEKHAVKTKLEWETRAAAIRKQIREGMNLQTMPAKPTSKPIIHSKKEMDGYSIENVAFESMPGIYVTGNLYKPLKKQQAYAGILCPHGHGENPHGRFREQTQKRCATLARMGAVVFVLDMVGQGDSKYCEHKMPKALKLQTINAVRALDFLMAQPGVDPERIAVTGESGGGTQTFLLAALDDRVKVTAPVVMVSSYFFGGCVCESGLPIHKKGDYQTNNVEIASLTAPRPMLLVSDGGDWTKNTPEVEFPFIQSIYGLYGKKDLVENVHLPDEKHDYGPSKRNAMYTFMAKQLGLDLKAVTDSQGKIDETPSKLLEQKDLEVFNAAHPRPANAVMGDEAVMKML
- a CDS encoding GntP family permease, with protein sequence MIILIVLAAVVFIVLSSTVLKMHPLVGLLLAAIGVGIFAGLPIDKLAETIGKGFGELMSKIGLMVILGCVIGAILDKSGAAIKVADVILKLFGEKRPAFAMAVIGGIVGIPVFCDSGFIILHKLNQIVAKRTGKPLGTIALSLSGGLFATHTLVPPTPGPLSAAGNLGIADSVGLVILIGLVVSIPSLFLSTWFAGKFAKNVEITENSAVEPPIIIHESRLPPAWKAFMPILLPIILITLASFARILDFPETWIKWLGFFGSPLVSFLIAIFFSYSLFPEYASERMMACFKSGIEHCGTTLVLVGAGGAFGAILKETTLKDMVSEWLLHNEMSGAYLLVITFLIAAFFKTAQGSTTSAMVLTTSILAPLLASLGFVTPIQITLVVMAVGSGAMVVSHTNDAWFWVVSQFTGISARDTYRTHTILTGLQGLVSFLVVMVLWVLLG
- a CDS encoding nucleotidyltransferase domain-containing protein, which produces MDQGLNQTLERFVSTVSKNQPGLVAAYLFGSYARNNSRSESDIDIALVIEHLPEAERFDTQVRLMMLASQFDSRIEPHPISKQDMLSLNNPFAAEIRKTGIKLNHSA
- a CDS encoding HEPN domain-containing protein — encoded protein: MNEAGFDKEKVINYWIRSSDDDFETMMAMLDSKRYAWSLFVGHLMIEKLLKALFVKVNNEFPPFTHNLLRIAEKSNIELDEKRKLFLVSVTAFNINSRYDDYKMSFQKTCTPEFTGNWIEQLKEYRQWIKDLIKH
- the sucC gene encoding ADP-forming succinate--CoA ligase subunit beta; its protein translation is MNIHEYQGKSVLKKYGVRIQEGLVADTPDKAVEVARELSQQTGTKWYVVKSQIHAGGRGKGRIVGTEQRGVALAKSVEDVRTISNNILGKVLVTHQTGPDGKRVNKVLIAEDVYYPGPSEPKEYYLSILLDRGRNCNVIMASTEGGMDIEEVAEHTPEKIMKEWIDPKVGLQPFQARKVAFALGLEGDAFKEMVKFITSLYKAYIESDSAMFEINPVLKTSDNKILAVDAKVDLDDNALYRHPELAEMRDTNEEDPLEVEAGANNLNYVKLDGNVGCMVNGAGLAMATMDLIKLSGGEPANFLDVGGGANARTVEAGFRIILKDPNVKAILINIFGGIVRCDRVAAGVVEAYKAIGEIPVPIIVRLQGTNAEEGARIINESGLKVSSAIEFKEAAAKVSEVLAELGV